From a single Elgaria multicarinata webbii isolate HBS135686 ecotype San Diego chromosome 18, rElgMul1.1.pri, whole genome shotgun sequence genomic region:
- the LOC134410802 gene encoding uncharacterized protein LOC134410802 translates to MGRTLPLPRRSGWIHLLTAAAAVCFWGAEGKVYYSCGAQLNSMERGLILSPGFPNNYSSGMHCIWQFFIPARTYLMLEIFDFDVFEGISENSNAWDDFLSLPKNANKEFSPSEENTDLSTVFPTKSSALQESHSEDFYNRSDGFPEATSQKHESKQFQPIEEPKELAITQPSELPFMGATTLPRQTIGGVKGQDKDPKNKTLFAHLSARGRSKASEGHEQHLGDVAFEENVAISTVLLPTDTSSTPQASGDVCPHDVLYVSDLIAFSSRFCGTNSPLNKDMTFGSSLKMVEVIIELITTTDRGRGFAMLFEYKNDTEPMAANDSKEGKENVMILVIITGILFFALVLLSSLCIACRQKLCPKRNSLDAHGDQENGVQNATVNLNDLRLVMPSQENENNNHSVGGNGAVTSCDGSMECSSPHTDPDVPSSMSGVTTESGSDEVFIISASSGAGGLSFTSYRIQDKKLKRSITSPGSVSEWLTADPTESGIRAAEKGLAQTESHCPMQQTWRARTFHDLLAPLPQLQKKWCSWTTNSPFTKLVNSGGFSTPMRNQSAVTRKVTSAAEIEGVSEVAYSDSSASTASYPLTHSAQKQRKLSSSCNLKRSRFGNPYFGFLTSSPDGHRPRLPDHSKHMGTRSPVNSPVNDPSEVQLKSNQANGSKSKELSLEMDKPKPVFVISEEGDDQQPLVLAEHMNQCVDALAEPNAAIHNLGMAMVDEQPLGLALRGEGLVESTQDREDLDLWGEYPSSYQDSLKGSSASKAQSYVPDSDSDLTNAHQNFDSLASHRLCQTSVQ, encoded by the exons GTATATTATTCCTGTGGTGCGCAGCTCAACTCAATGGAAAGAGGACTTATTTTATCTCCTGGTTTCCCAAACAACTACTCGTCAGGCATGCACTGTATTTGGCAGTTCTTTATCCCCGCTAGAACATACCTAATGTTGGAAATTTTTGACTTTGATGTCTTTGAAGGCATAAGTGAGAACTCCAATGCCTGGGatgattttctttctcttccaaaaAATGCAAACAAGGAATTCTCCCCCAGTGAGGAAAATACAGACCTTTCCACCGTCTTTCCTACCAAGAGTTCTGCTCTCCAAGAATCCCACTCAGAGGATTTTTATAATCGTTCCGATGGATTTccagaagctacttctcaaaaaCATGAGTCCAAACAGTTTCAGCCAATAGAGGAACCCAAAGAGTTAGCCATTACTCAGCCAAGTGAACTGCCGTTCATGGGAGCAACCACCTTGCCAAGACAAACAATTGGTGGAGTAAAGGGGCAGGATAAAGACCCAAAGAATAAAACACTGTTTGCTCACCTCAGTGCTAGGGGGAGAAGTAAGGCTTCCGAAGGCCATGAACAACATTTAGGAGATGTGGCTTTTGAAGAGAATGTGGCCATTTCGACAGTGCTATTGCCAACGGATACCTCCTCTACCCCACAGGCCTCCGGTGATGTTTGCCCCCATGATGTCTTATATGTCTCTGACCTCATTGCCTTTTCTTCTCGCTTCTGTGGGACCAATTCACCGTTGAACAAGGACATGACTTTTGGGTCTTCTCTAAAGATGGTAGAAGTCATTATAGAGCTGATCACGACCACAGATCGCGGACGAGGCTTTGCGATGCTGTTTGAGTACAAAAATGATACGGAACCGATGGCCGCGAACGACTcaaaagaagggaaagaaaatgttATGATTCTGGTCATCATAACAGGGATCCTCTTCTTCGCACTTGTTCTTTTGTCCTCACTCTGTATAGCTTGCAG GCAGAAATTATGCCCCAAAAGAAACTCTTTGGATGCACACGGTGACCAAGAG AATGGAGTCCAGAATGCCACCGTCAACCTCAATGACCTCCGGTTGGTGATGCCAAGTCAAGAGAATGAAAATAACAACCACTCCGTTGGTGgaaatggagcag TCACTTCCTGTGATGGCAGTATGGAGTGCTCTTCTCCTCACACAGATCCGGATGTGCCTTCTTCAATGTCGGGTGTGACCACTGAGTCTGGAAGTGATGAGGTGTTTATTATTTCAGCCAGCTCCGGAGCTGGCGGCTTGAGTTTTACCTCCTATAGAATACAG GACAAAAAACTAAAGAGAAGCATCACAAGTCCAGGTTCAGTTTCTGAGTGGCTGACAGCTGATCCAACGGAATCAGGCATCAGGGCTGCAGAGAAAGGGTTGGCACAAACAGAGAGCCATTGTCCAATGCAACAGACATGGAGAGCACGCACCTTTCATGACTTACTGGCTCCATTGCCTCAGCTGCAGAAAAAATGGTGCAGCTGGACCACTAACAGTCCTTTTACCAAACTGGTGAACAGTGGC ggcttttctacaccaaTGAGAAACCAGAGCGCAGTTACTCGGAAAGTAACCTCAGCTGCAGAAATAGAGGGCGTCTCTGAAGTGGCTTACTCTGACTCATCAGCCAGTACCGCATCTTACCCACTGACGCATTCAGCCCAGAAACAGCGCAAGTTGAGCAGCAGCTGCAACTTGAAGAGATCCCGATTTGGAAATCCTTACTTTGGATTTTTAACGAGCTCCCCCGATGGCCACCGCCCAAGGCTCCCTGATCATTCCAAGCATATGGGCACTCGATCGCCGGTCAACAGCCCAGTAAACGACCCCTCTGAAGTCCAGCTCAAAAGCAACCAGGCCAACGGCTCAAAATCCAAGGAGCTCTCTCTGGAAATGGACAAACCCAAACCTGTTTTTGTTATTTCCGAAGAAGGGGATGACCAGCAGCCTCTGGTTTTAGCAGAGCATATGAATCAATGCGTGGATGCTTTAGCGGAGCCAAATGCTGCTATCCATAACCTTGGAATGGCCATGGTGGATGAGCAGCCACTGGGACTGGCTCTTCGAGGAGAAGGCTTGGTTGAGTCCACCCAGGACAGGGAAGACCTAGATCTTTGGGGAGAGTACCCCAGTTCATACCAAGATTCCTTGAAGGGCAGCAGTGCTTCCAAGGCTCAAAGCTATGTGCCTGATTCGGACAGTGATCTCACCAACGCTCATCAGAACTTCGATTCCTTAGCCTCTCACAGGTTGTGTCAAACCTCAGTCCAATAA